A stretch of DNA from Tachysurus vachellii isolate PV-2020 chromosome 4, HZAU_Pvac_v1, whole genome shotgun sequence:
attgtgtgaCACTGCAAGGGGGACACCGGAAGTTCCTTCAGAGCTTATTAGTGGTGTTTAAGTGGTCCAGGTATGTAGcatttattctaaatattattaaaggTGTAAagatacatatttattttatacatatacatattttttggTACCACTagtgaaaaagtaaaaagccCTTTATTATTACCTTTACTTCCACTTTGAGGGTTTTCTCTACttgatgaaagaaaagaaaataataattttgtaatCACTTTATTTGATATATTGCCAAAAATGTGCTGTAGAAAGGACACTAAACTAAACCAAAcctttgtttgtctttctggTGCCGACGCCATCGATTGTGCCTTTAATATGTAGGACGATATTGATATTGTACGTTTAAAAATGGTTTGCTTGATGACCTTTTAGAGTTAAAGTGAAAGGTAAACCTACATTACTGCTTTCCAGGTAAAAGATCATTTGTATCACATTAGTGTCAAGAAAAAGGGAAAGTAGAGTTTGGTATCTTTATTCTCATACTGTTGGATGAAAAAGATTCAAAATGAAAAAGGCTTAACACAGAAATAGACATTTTTGGAAACTTAATTAAATGAAAACTTAACTAAAGAGGAACGTCACGCAGCTTATCGTTAAGAGATTTAACTTTACAGCTCCTTATGAAACCCTTCATGAGGTTAATAAAGCTTTTAAGGAAAAATCTGCAGTATCTTTAACCACCTGTGTGATGAGACTGCATTCATTTCTGAAACAGGAATGTCATGTATCAACAGTAGGGTGAGGGTTTTGGGGGTGTTGAGGGTGTGGGTGGTGTTGGGAGTGTTGGTAGAGGGGTGGGGAGAGGGGTTGAGTGAAGGGAGAGTGTAATTCCCAGCCGACTCTTTAGCTTGCCGTGCCGTGATGGGATAATTGCGCTAATCCGACAAGAGAGGTCAGAGAGTCAGCGCCGGGGGACCCGCGATTTATGTGGCTCCACGGTTCTGTATTTACCCAACGTGTGCCCCGTCCTGCTCCTGAATGTATTAGCCAGCTTTGCTTTGTCGAGCGCAGACTCAAGagcctgtttttcttttgttcagtGATGAAACCCTGCTCTGTCAGTTATAAGTACTTACTAATAGCCGTTGTCTTTCTCTAGCGCACGGTGCAGAAAAACGCCAAATATGTGTGTCTGGCCAACAAAAACTGCCCCGTGGATAAACGGCGGAGGAACAGGTGCCAGTACTGCCGCTTCCAGAAGTGCCTCGTCGTTGGGATGGTGAAAGAAGGTACATGAAGGCAGTGTTGCAGTGTTTAACTCTTACACtcttgacttgtgtgtgtgagacatgaaATCTTGGTTATATTCTAATGAGGGAATGTTATTGGGGTGGGGTCTAATTTATAGTCGTAAGAACGGACAGTTTAAAAGGTCGACGAGGTCGTCTCCCGTCCAAACCCAAAGGCCCCCAGGACGTACCCGCCTCCTTATCACCTGCCAATCTCCTGAGTTCCCTGGTGAGGGCCCACATGGACTCCAACCCCACCGTAGGTCGCCTGGATTACTCCAAAGTGAGTGGCTatgctcaaagaaaaaaaaggatttgtttttgtttgttgattttGGTGTTAATTGTTAATTTACAGAATGACAGAATGATTTTCTCTCCAGTTTCAGCCCAACCCGGACTTCCACGGCGCTGGAGACGAGACCGTTCACATCCAGCAGTTTTATGACCTCCTAATGGGCTCCATGAGCATCATCCGCAGCTGGGCGGAGAAGATGCCTGGCTTCACCGAACTCCCGAAATGTGACCAGGAGCTGCTGTTTGATTCCGCTTTCTTGGAGCTCTTTGTCTTGCGCTTGGCATACAGGTGAATCTTTTACTACGTATTAATCTTCGATCCTCTCTTCAACATTTCTTAATTGTAATCTCGAGATCAGGCTAACCTCGTAGCACGCTTCTCTCTTTGGATTCATCCATCCAGATCAAATCTGATGGAAGACAAGCTGGTTTTCTGCAGCGGCGTCGTCTTGCACAGGATGCAGTGCGTGCGAGCGTTTGGAGAGTGGATCGACTCAATCGCCGAGTTCTCCTCAAGCCTCCAGAGCATGCGTGTCGACGTGCCGGCGTTCTCCTGCATGGCTGCTCTCACCATAATCACAGGTGACTTACAGAAATCCCACCACACCGCACAACATTTCTTTGGTTTATCAAATTGTCATATTaaaaatctttgtgtgtgtttttttttctttctgcagaGCGCCACGGCCTGAAGGAGCCCAAAAAGACAGAGGAGCTTCAGAGTAAGATTTTAACCTGCCTGAAGGATCACGTGGCCTGCAGCGGACATCTGTCAAAAATCCTGGCCAAGTTGCCTGAGCTTCGCACGCTGTGCACACAAGGACTTCAGCGCATTTTTTACCTGAAGCTGGAGGACTTGGTTCCGACGCCTGCTATCATCGAGAAGCTCTTTCGCGACACGTTACCATTCTGAACATGTGGAACTTTATCAGAGTTTTATACGATCCCCTTCAAGCCAAGGAGGTTTACTTTCACTCTCCTTGGACTGAAAGCGACACAACAGCGCAAGAGCTAAGAGCAGATCTAAGAACTAGCCCTTTTCTGGTCTTGTTGGAAAACAAGGAAATCATCCTCCGAACTTGTTAACCATTTATTCACCCCTTTATTAAAACTTCCAGACGTCATCATCATCGTAACTGAACACTTTTCACAATAGTTTCACTGTAGTTCCTTGATTATATGCTTTTGAATAATAAGCTTGGGTTTGGGGATTTTAAAGGgatgttaattaaaatttatCCATAATACAATAATGCAGTTTGAAAATATCTAagctattgttattattacatctATGCATTtattgacagagacagagaagagtGCACTAGTGTGGACAAAATCAAGCTTGATCAAAAAATGGATTCGGACAAAATGAATTCTGTCAAAGAAttgagtgaaaaaaaacaagtactttttaattaaatcacgAATTAAATTTAGAAGTTAAGATCTTGGGTTAAGATCTTTCTGACTCTATAACTACACAGAGTGGCTTTATGGCCAAATAAGCtgaccttttgttttattgtgatgctgttttttgtctttttctttgtgatgcaaagcctgttttgtttttttttttgtacccgCGATGATATTAATGTGATTAATTTGATGAACGCAGCTTTTGCGCTCCCGACTTAAAGTCTTTATGTCATTTGAGTGATTATAAAAGTCACACTCACAGCATggacactataaaacacttcattttcATTCTATGGCAAAACTATTGGATGCCATTtgccttatcttatcttatcttatcttatattatattatctctCAAAAGTTCCGAATTAAATAAAACGCGTCAAACGAAGCGCGTCTTTTGCGTTTCCTCCTGTAAACAAaacgaaagaaaagaaataaaaagacagacagacagacagacagacagacagaattcCCCATACGCAGATTCTTTTTATAGACTCCCTATATTTTGCAGTGTTTAAGACTGAACAGTGTATAAAGCTTTGCCATTTTTACCGCATCACTTTTTTACGCATGAACACGACGAGCTCTTAAACcacttttcatttcatattGAAATAagtcttaaataataatatttttaatgtgcGCCGTTTTCTTATCAGTTTCTCATTAACATCATGCCAGCgcgtttttttttacctggtattattattattattctaattttttcattttttaatgatgTCATTTCTGCATCTCTGCGTTGTGTATGTCTTATATAAAGGAAGCAGGTATGTTTATCAATCTCTCGTGCTTTGCTAAATAAACCTGTGAATTAATATCATATGAGTCTCACTGAGCttaatcttaaaataaataaataaataaataaataaataaataaataaatagattaattaattaattaattaattaattaataataaacaattcacGCTTTTTCTTTGGCGGAAGATGTTTTTTAACTACATTCGGCTTCTTATCAAGATCTCATATAAATGTCTCTAATAAAGATCTACATGTTATATCTCTTTATAGCTCCACGAATTCCATTagattcacttttattttattatcttatatagacgaaaaaaaaaacaaaaaaaaaatatgtatttaattaaataattaatgaaagtGTAATTCATGAAATTATTATGTGggagacattaaaaaaaatatgaataatttttttaaaccttatgACTGACAGTTTTTgaactacatttttattttagttcccAAACTGTCAATCATAATAcctgaggtttaaaaaaaaaagattaataatgtataatgtatattataataattatattattataatgtaataatgtaatgtataaaatgtattttattttattttaactacaTATAGGATCATGTAAAATCATATAGATAAGGTGATGAGGtgaaataaagtaattaaatagCGTTGTATTTTAATTACTatcaaaaggaaataaatagtatttgagatatttttaaacgttttatttaaataataaaaaaataaatgatttacaaaatatattaataataatgaatagaaAACGTTAATtttgtacaaataaatacaacaaaatatttcagaaacgaTGCATCATCTGTGGAaagtttcattcattaaaaaaaatatttttgtttatatttttgttcctGACATTAA
This window harbors:
- the nr4a2b gene encoding nuclear receptor subfamily 4 group A member 2b; translated protein: MPCVQAQYGTSPPGASPACQSYSYSEYSCDFLTPEFVKFSMDLTNAELAAASSSLPSFSTFSDTAGGTASYEAKPPCLYQLPHCADHLSVKSEDGTGAHSGYAHHQQQQHGQHAEDPAVAAAAAAAAASYYKPCHSGFAPAWDDASSLHGFHPGYLMEQQRKSAVTRFFSFKPSASSAHVSACHMRFDGAAQHGFAPLRKHQQQQQQQQQQQQQHAQHHSLGFAHHNLHISHGRVLMESPVASASSSSCSPNATRGPAHGEGLCAVCGDNAACQHYGVRTCEGCKGFFKRTVQKNAKYVCLANKNCPVDKRRRNRCQYCRFQKCLVVGMVKEVVRTDSLKGRRGRLPSKPKGPQDVPASLSPANLLSSLVRAHMDSNPTVGRLDYSKFQPNPDFHGAGDETVHIQQFYDLLMGSMSIIRSWAEKMPGFTELPKCDQELLFDSAFLELFVLRLAYRSNLMEDKLVFCSGVVLHRMQCVRAFGEWIDSIAEFSSSLQSMRVDVPAFSCMAALTIITERHGLKEPKKTEELQSKILTCLKDHVACSGHLSKILAKLPELRTLCTQGLQRIFYLKLEDLVPTPAIIEKLFRDTLPF